The Schistocerca gregaria isolate iqSchGreg1 chromosome 2, iqSchGreg1.2, whole genome shotgun sequence genome contains the following window.
AGGAGGTGGCGGCCATCGTCGAGCTGCCTCCGCCTCAGCCTCGGCACGTCATCACGCCCAGGCGCAAGAAGTCCAGCGTCCGTACCGCCCAAGTGACGGTGCACAGCCCTCCGCCGGACCTGCAAGACATCGCCGTGAGTGAGGACGCTGACGAATCTCTCGGGTCGATAGCAGAGGAGTCCACCTCCGAGCGTTCGCACAGCTCTCCCTCCACAACTGGGAGCTCGCCACCTCGTAAGCCTACAGCTGCAAGACGTAGTGAGACGATCCTCGAAGTGGTTCCACAGGGTCCATCCACTTCAACTGCAGTGCCAGCATCCAGTGAGCAACCATCAGCTCAAGCACCTGCGTCACGGCAGACATCCGCGTCAACCGTAGAAGCAAAGTCCAGGAAGCGGAAGACAGATGCATCAGCACGCGCTTCATCTCCTGCACCTGCACCCACAGCAGCAAGCTACCCACCAGCAGAAGCAGAATCGCCCAGAGAACGACCTGTGTCGCCTGGTGAAAGTGAAACATCGCAGCAAACGCCATCCGCTACTGCCGGGTCATCCAGCACCGATGCGAAAATCGCAGACATATCAGCAACGGACATAGGAACTTCGTCGCCGTTACCGGGAGATGATGGATCACCTTCTCAGACCGAAGCAGACTCCGCACAGGCTACAGCCGGAGAGGCAGGAAGTGGAACACTTCAGGCTGAAACTGAAACTGCGGGAGAGCACCCAGCTGTGGGAACTGAAGTTGCGACGGAGGCGCGGGATTAGACAAATAGGTAGTAGCATAACAGACGCTGTCGTTGGTGTTTAATGCAGCCGTCAACTTCCCTAGAGTGCAACACTTACGATTTTTAGCAGTTACAATTATCTGCATGAAATTTTAGTGGTATGACAGTTTTTTATTCTGCATGTGAACGTTTTTTACATAAACCGTTGCATGAAAATACTGAAAGGATAAGTCACAAAATTGTGGTGGCACAATAGAAAGCAGTAGCGGTGGCAGTGCTTCGTCAGGGTGTTGGTGTAGAAGTTATCGAAATAAAGGACTGGTAGCGAAAGGTGCCATTGGGTACTGCTGATTCGGAACGTACCGAGTGCCCAACATAAAACAAaggtccagaacgaaattttcactctgcagcagagtatgtacTGATAGGAAACCTGCAACGTCGACTATTGCAATCGGTGCGGCGATAACTCCTAAggtgtgtaatggtacttgaattacgtaaccattacggcacctcacctcaacctctcgataccagcagtatgtttctgcaaaatagttaacatatttctgtgacaacatacaAATTTGATTCCATTAATGtaaaggtacttcgatacatcgaaatGTATAGATAGCAATGATATTAGGtgtatttcttttgtcactataatCATTGACGTACTTGTCACTCTAATatctgggcgcgtaagcggttgttagtcaagctttggtcgtcacgtTAAAGAGACTCAAATTTTCAGTTCATGAAATGTGAACTGCAACAGTAAGAAAgatatttcaaagtatcttttatattgtgatgttttggaacgagttacgtcatATTGCACCAAAAGtaataaaaggaagtgtaacttaaattgggagtgctgattactttttacgTCATCTTTGTCCTAACTtggaaaagtttaatcttcaagaatggtttatgaaacacatccatAAAACTTCGCAGAATAACACTTTGGCCTCTTTGCATCCGTGCTTGGAATCATCGCTACGTGGGTTTACGACGATGGAGCCATGAGTTCACGAGACCAGCTTGAGAAACGGGAAAAGATGACTGCCTAGTTCATCCATtacttcaagaaatgactttattaactgtattctgCCACCTAccacataatgtaactttgttgCCATAAAATGCAATATATAGCAGCGTGAACAACACtagtaattaattttttcctttgtggtagggttgttagtcgTCTCACGAAGTTTCATAAAACGGGTGTTTATCCTGTAATTCTAGCTTTCACGGGTCCTAAGCATGTAACGGTCAATAAGAAAGCAAACTGTAGGACAAGCTAGTTACTTCTACTTAACAGTACTCAAACATTCATCAGTTATTGTAGCTAGGGATATGGCTATCTACTTACGATATCTAATTTTGTCTCCTGAAGCGTCAGGGAGTTGATTCCATCATGTGAATAGTATTACAAAAACCGGAAGTTCACATTGCTGGCTTGGTTCTTCCACTCAAATACTACTTCAGTAtctcaaaatattttaaatgagccgGTCTAGACTGTTATAGCATCCACGTACCACATACCTTTTTAGACTGCAGTAGCCTACAAATTACTTCTTGTTTCATGGGAttaattgtaaataaaattcataaaaaggAATGGGCATACACTAAGAGAACGTCGCTGTTATTACCTTATAACATGGATAAGTAAACCAGTCTCCATTTACCCTAGGACGATTTAAACTCAATACCATAGCTGTATTACAAATACTACGATCTAAAGCGACTGTGGTAGTCTCCTGTTATCCAGTCAAGATAAATTACATCGTTAGATGAACCATCTGTAAGACAGCTTTATTTTCCTCTTTTTATACGAAACGAATCAAAATTATGTATTCATTAAACTATTTCGGTGCAAATTATAAATTCATGTAGATTGTGTTCTCAAGTTTAAATACCATCAATCGTTCAAACGTATATAATTGTTTGTCCTGCATGTGTCCTTCAGTGTGAAGGTTTAAAAAGTGAAAGATATGTTCATAAACGTGTTTCCATCGGACCACATATTCTAAGGTATCTCGTCTACGACTCAGGGTACAGTAGCTTCGCTAATTTTCACAATCTCCAGTTCTTCGTGGGGTGTCTGCTGGGGACGCATTGTGGTTCCCAGACAGATGTACCTGTTGTTGCCGGGATGCTGTTGGAAAAATTTCGCTTTTAAACATATGGTCCTCAACCATGAAACATCAAATTACAGTTTACT
Protein-coding sequences here:
- the LOC126336933 gene encoding fibrous sheath CABYR-binding protein-like gives rise to the protein MGNIAVSYHRNNVSPDKDRKIFAAIGGVGVCSALTVIIEMCEKLGGSNSHNWSALRFMGPQIWLPLKTKEDFNVAIIILIFSIMYAASATLLIYAGWNRVKDLSLTWKMVEVGVLIYQMIAALITANMFSVADSVLLSVDTVLGVLAVIYTRIAESAWREEPPPAARRRRRRSPAPSQDDVVTVSEPTAVSAQQARRSLEAVAGPSAVAGPSGVPRPSRAAEQSAMGYVDGDSDSLEEVAAIVELPPPQPRHVITPRRKKSSVRTAQVTVHSPPPDLQDIAVSEDADESLGSIAEESTSERSHSSPSTTGSSPPRKPTAARRSETILEVVPQGPSTSTAVPASSEQPSAQAPASRQTSASTVEAKSRKRKTDASARASSPAPAPTAASYPPAEAESPRERPVSPGESETSQQTPSATAGSSSTDAKIADISATDIGTSSPLPGDDGSPSQTEADSAQATAGEAGSGTLQAETETAGEHPAVGTEVATEARD